In a single window of the Delftia tsuruhatensis genome:
- a CDS encoding LysR family transcriptional regulator, with amino-acid sequence MDLRALRYFISVLEAGSLSRAAHSLYVAQPALTAQIKKLEGELGTRLLERSHAGVTPTPAGTQLYEDARRLLSDADAMRERIQRLPQGPEGSVTIALPFLLTSLLAGPVIASLRSSHPRIRIFVIDDLSLMVQKAMLDRRADLAILVDTPALHDLQVEPMAEEPIYVCGHDVDAVAAPLLRPAPDDGLPSMDFADACQLPLVLQSRRFSIRQAVESAAEAGGLRLNIVHEHDSARVIRSLYHCGAGFTFTPACSLSEAPAWLRANAGLAARNGPATIEPGWIVARVTSPELLRHYFLAVQANRGSDPALQVVRQALMAQARRLMDSHLWQARWLAAPGAINPSPQG; translated from the coding sequence ATGGATCTCAGGGCGCTGCGCTACTTCATCTCGGTGCTGGAGGCCGGCAGCCTCTCACGCGCCGCGCATTCGCTGTACGTGGCCCAGCCCGCGCTGACGGCACAGATCAAGAAGCTGGAAGGCGAACTGGGCACTCGGCTGCTGGAGCGCAGCCATGCGGGCGTGACCCCCACGCCAGCCGGCACCCAGCTGTATGAGGATGCCCGCCGCCTGCTGTCCGACGCCGACGCCATGCGCGAGCGCATTCAGCGCCTTCCCCAGGGCCCCGAAGGCTCGGTCACCATCGCGCTGCCGTTCCTGCTGACCAGCCTGCTGGCCGGCCCCGTGATCGCCAGCCTGCGCAGCAGCCATCCTCGCATCCGCATCTTCGTGATCGACGACCTGAGCCTGATGGTGCAAAAGGCCATGCTGGACCGGCGCGCCGACCTCGCCATTCTGGTGGATACGCCCGCCCTGCACGACCTGCAGGTCGAGCCGATGGCCGAAGAGCCCATCTACGTCTGCGGCCATGACGTCGACGCCGTGGCAGCCCCGCTGCTGCGTCCGGCACCGGACGATGGATTGCCGAGCATGGACTTCGCCGACGCCTGCCAGTTGCCGCTGGTGCTGCAGTCGCGCCGCTTTTCCATCCGCCAGGCCGTGGAATCCGCCGCCGAGGCAGGCGGCCTGCGGTTGAACATCGTGCACGAGCACGATTCGGCCCGCGTGATCCGCTCGCTCTACCACTGCGGCGCGGGCTTCACCTTCACGCCCGCCTGCTCGTTGAGCGAGGCACCGGCCTGGCTGCGCGCGAACGCGGGCCTGGCTGCCAGGAATGGCCCGGCAACCATCGAACCCGGCTGGATCGTGGCGCGGGTGACGTCGCCCGAACTGCTACGCCACTACTTCCTGGCCGTACAGGCCAACCGCGGCAGCGACCCCGCGCTGCAGGTGGTGCGCCAGGCCCTGATGGCCCAGGCCCGGCGCCTGAT